Proteins encoded together in one Nocardioides marinisabuli window:
- a CDS encoding enoyl-CoA hydratase/isomerase family protein, whose amino-acid sequence MTPEELAAVGLVVEVEGAVATVTLDRPEVRNAQTPAMWRALTTIGERLVADDDVRVVVVRGAGTSFSAGLDRAMLDPTSSTEGVESVADLLSRSEEEMSATIDDYQRGFTWLRDPSFVSIAAVQGYAVGAGFQLALSCDLRVLTDDAQLCMKETALGLVPDLTGTKPLVEAVGYSRALEICATARMVGAEEAVRIGIALTVVPTDQLAATVAHLAGSLTAPMPGAVRETKALVQTAAASSLEDQRRLEREAQGRRFREVASTMQQ is encoded by the coding sequence ATGACTCCTGAAGAGCTCGCCGCGGTCGGTCTGGTCGTCGAGGTGGAGGGGGCGGTCGCGACCGTCACCCTCGACCGTCCCGAGGTGCGCAACGCGCAGACCCCGGCGATGTGGCGCGCCCTCACCACGATCGGCGAGCGGCTGGTCGCCGACGACGACGTGCGCGTCGTGGTGGTGCGCGGCGCCGGCACCAGCTTCTCGGCCGGCCTCGACCGCGCGATGCTCGACCCGACCTCCTCGACCGAGGGCGTGGAATCGGTGGCCGACCTGCTCAGCCGCAGCGAGGAGGAGATGTCGGCGACGATCGACGACTACCAGCGCGGCTTCACCTGGCTGCGCGACCCCTCGTTCGTCTCCATCGCCGCGGTGCAGGGCTACGCGGTCGGCGCCGGCTTCCAGCTGGCGCTCTCCTGCGACCTGCGGGTGCTCACCGACGACGCCCAGCTGTGCATGAAGGAGACGGCGCTGGGCCTGGTCCCCGACCTGACGGGAACAAAGCCCCTGGTCGAGGCGGTTGGGTACTCCAGGGCACTGGAGATCTGTGCCACGGCACGCATGGTCGGTGCCGAGGAGGCGGTGCGCATCGGCATCGCCCTCACCGTGGTGCCGACCGACCAGCTCGCTGCGACCGTCGCCCACCTCGCCGGCTCCCTGACCGCCCCGATGCCCGGGGCGGTGCGTGAGACCAAGGCGCTGGTGCAGACGGCGGCCGCGTCGTCGCTGGAGGACCAGCGCCGCCTCGAGCGGGAGGCGCAGGGCCGACGGTTCCGCGAGGTCGCGAGCACGATGCAGCAGTGA
- a CDS encoding neutral zinc metallopeptidase encodes MRFNPKARLDTRRTRDVGRSSGGGRSRGGLPSSGRRGGSSLPIPGGVAGGGGVVAVIIAVGFFVVTQLMGGGSGLDPSGGSLDASRFEDTDRYAACETGEDANESTDCARVAVENSLYDYWGDTLGSDFRPADSLVTFSGQVGTGCGAASSAVGPFYCPADDTIYLDSGFFDEVLERQLGGPDGGFVEAYVLAHEYGHHVQNVLGTMGRVRTQQGASSDAVRLELQADCYAGMWARGATATEDSSGTALFSELTDQDITLALEAAASVGDDRIQQQTQGQVDEESWTHGSAAQRQRWFRVGFDGGDLTDCDTFAARSL; translated from the coding sequence GTGAGGTTCAACCCCAAGGCCCGCCTCGACACCCGACGCACGCGTGACGTGGGTCGCAGCAGCGGCGGCGGCCGCTCGCGCGGCGGCCTCCCGTCCTCGGGGAGGCGCGGCGGCTCGTCGCTGCCGATCCCCGGCGGCGTGGCCGGTGGCGGCGGCGTGGTGGCGGTCATCATCGCCGTCGGCTTCTTCGTCGTCACCCAGCTGATGGGCGGCGGCTCCGGCCTCGACCCCTCGGGCGGCAGCCTCGACGCCTCGCGCTTCGAGGACACCGACCGGTACGCCGCCTGCGAGACCGGTGAGGACGCCAACGAGTCGACCGACTGCGCCCGGGTCGCGGTCGAGAACAGCCTGTACGACTACTGGGGCGACACGCTCGGCTCCGACTTCCGGCCCGCCGACTCGCTGGTGACCTTCTCGGGCCAGGTCGGCACCGGCTGCGGGGCCGCGAGCTCGGCCGTCGGCCCGTTCTACTGCCCCGCCGACGACACGATCTACCTCGACAGCGGCTTCTTCGACGAGGTGCTCGAGCGCCAGCTCGGCGGGCCCGACGGCGGTTTCGTCGAGGCTTACGTGCTGGCCCACGAGTACGGCCACCACGTCCAGAACGTGCTGGGCACGATGGGCCGGGTCCGCACCCAGCAGGGCGCCTCCTCCGACGCGGTGCGCCTGGAGCTGCAGGCCGACTGCTACGCCGGCATGTGGGCGCGCGGCGCCACGGCCACCGAGGACTCCTCGGGCACCGCGCTCTTCAGCGAGCTCACCGACCAGGACATCACGCTCGCGCTCGAGGCCGCCGCCAGCGTCGGCGACGACCGCATCCAGCAGCAGACCCAGGGCCAGGTCGACGAGGAGTCGTGGACCCACGGCTCCGCCGCGCAGCGCCAGCGCTGGTTCCGCGTCGGCTTCGACGGCGGCGACCTCACCGACTGCGACACCTTCGCCGCCCGCTCCCTCTGA
- a CDS encoding phosphotransferase, with product MSTIGVWRTSLGEQPVAVKRLAAPGEHDPAELSDPHHFAYWRRAADVVTSGVLARTRGLRPPVRSFVEEDVEGITLTEDWVEDAAVNGLFAAHALGRFAGTPVPDVGWLARDQLRDRLRRTAHRGGWPTLARTTVADVAEHLWTRRSAFLDRVDALPQVLQHGDPTPGNLPGREGDDVVAIDWSCLGTAAVGADLGYYLLAAREDFEPLLDAYLLGLPDGAATADQVALGARVTAVYTALSRAEWALSRVAGGEGALAGKFRHPAVAPHLRALQRQFPLIEALLDG from the coding sequence ATGTCCACGATCGGGGTCTGGCGCACCAGCCTGGGCGAGCAGCCCGTGGCGGTGAAGCGCCTGGCCGCCCCCGGCGAGCACGACCCCGCCGAGCTGTCCGACCCCCACCACTTCGCCTACTGGCGCCGCGCCGCCGACGTGGTGACCTCGGGCGTGCTCGCCCGCACCCGGGGGCTGCGGCCCCCGGTGCGCTCCTTCGTCGAGGAGGACGTCGAGGGCATCACCCTCACCGAGGACTGGGTCGAGGACGCCGCCGTGAACGGGCTCTTCGCCGCCCACGCCCTGGGCCGCTTCGCCGGCACCCCGGTCCCCGACGTCGGGTGGCTCGCGCGCGACCAGCTGCGCGACCGGTTGCGTCGTACGGCGCACCGGGGCGGGTGGCCGACCCTGGCGCGCACCACCGTCGCCGACGTCGCCGAGCACCTGTGGACCCGGCGATCGGCGTTCCTCGACCGCGTCGACGCCCTGCCGCAGGTGCTCCAGCACGGCGACCCGACCCCGGGCAACCTCCCGGGGCGCGAGGGTGACGACGTGGTGGCCATCGACTGGTCCTGCCTGGGCACCGCCGCCGTCGGCGCGGACCTGGGCTACTACCTGCTCGCCGCCCGCGAGGACTTCGAGCCGCTGCTCGACGCCTACCTGCTCGGCCTGCCCGACGGGGCGGCCACCGCCGACCAGGTCGCGCTCGGGGCCCGGGTCACCGCCGTCTACACCGCGCTCAGCCGCGCCGAGTGGGCCTTGTCGCGGGTCGCCGGGGGAGAGGGCGCGCTGGCCGGCAAGTTCCGCCACCCCGCCGTCGCTCCCCACCTGCGGGCGCTCCAGCGCCAGTTCCCCCTGATCGAGGCGCTCCTCGACGGTTGA
- a CDS encoding ABC transporter ATP-binding protein, with protein sequence MRPDVIEVRQLVKTFGRARALDGLDLQVSAGEVHGFLGPNGSGKSTTIRVLLGLLRADAGHLRLLGGDPWRDAAALHRRLAYVPGDVALWPTLTGGEAIDLLGRLRGGLDVRRRDELVERFALDPTKKARSYSKGNRQKVALVAALAADVELLLLDEPTSGLDPLMEAQFRDCVADFRDGGGSVLLSSHVLGEVEQMCDRVSIINEGRLVETGTLAQMRHLSRTAVAAQLRGPVAGLDALEGVHDLVVDGDRVTFEADPDALEPALRLLLDAGVEALTTQPPTLEQLFLRHYGDRV encoded by the coding sequence GTGCGCCCCGACGTCATCGAGGTCCGTCAGCTGGTCAAGACGTTCGGGCGCGCACGCGCCCTCGACGGCCTCGACCTGCAGGTCAGTGCCGGGGAGGTGCACGGCTTCCTCGGCCCCAACGGCTCGGGCAAGTCGACCACCATCCGGGTGCTCCTGGGGCTGCTGCGCGCCGACGCGGGCCACCTGCGCCTCCTGGGCGGCGACCCCTGGCGCGACGCCGCCGCGCTGCACCGGCGGCTGGCCTACGTGCCGGGCGACGTCGCGCTGTGGCCCACGCTGACCGGGGGAGAGGCGATCGACCTGCTCGGGCGCCTGCGCGGCGGCCTCGACGTACGCCGGCGCGACGAGCTCGTGGAGCGCTTCGCCCTCGACCCGACCAAGAAGGCGCGCTCCTACTCCAAGGGCAACCGGCAGAAGGTGGCCCTGGTCGCCGCGCTGGCCGCCGACGTCGAGCTGCTCCTGCTCGACGAGCCCACCTCCGGCCTCGACCCGCTGATGGAGGCCCAGTTCCGTGACTGCGTGGCCGACTTCCGCGACGGCGGGGGGAGCGTGCTGCTCTCCAGCCACGTCCTCGGCGAGGTCGAGCAGATGTGCGACCGCGTCAGCATCATCAACGAGGGGCGTCTCGTCGAGACCGGCACCCTGGCCCAGATGCGTCACCTGAGCCGCACCGCGGTCGCTGCCCAGCTCCGCGGCCCCGTCGCCGGCCTCGACGCCCTCGAGGGCGTCCACGACCTGGTCGTCGACGGCGACCGGGTGACCTTCGAGGCCGACCCCGACGCGCTCGAGCCAGCCCTGCGGCTGCTCCTCGACGCCGGCGTCGAGGCCCTGACGACCCAGCCGCCGACGCTCGAGCAGCTCTTCCTGCGCCACTACGGGGACCGGGTGTGA
- a CDS encoding HNH endonuclease signature motif containing protein, with the protein MSSAAPVSDMVEEQILDRAAACARAQQRAGVELLVLAYEWAIAHPKQRLSSRAAVKAGREQARAYGGDGTPEVTEFAAATFGAAIGRTTYAGRRLMAAALDLRLRLPLLWSRVQALEVRDSYAIHVADKTRHLSKAEAAWVDGEVAESADGRLPWSRFAALVEGKVAAAAPARAREAEERRARARFAKRIGTSENGMASFLIRAPLPVIEALDGAVTELARRLRATQPDETGDDPDSSGSVDDLRVHAVALLADPAAAARAGEAGVDLRDLMPDVTLFVHLHGGGTAAGGCDVNAEGEELDRVARVEGHGPVTESWLRGVLGRFARFVVRPVIDLADQSPVDAYEIPARHRRAVQLMTPADCFPWGACTSRTMQTDHTDPHARGGPSQVGNYGPLTPTHHRVKTHGDWQVRQPFPGIYLWRDAHDHTYLVDHTGTRTLTPPGPPPPPPSRPRSTFEIYQPDWTLDIDYAA; encoded by the coding sequence ATGAGCAGCGCGGCCCCGGTGAGCGACATGGTGGAGGAGCAGATCCTCGACCGGGCGGCGGCGTGCGCGCGGGCGCAGCAGCGGGCTGGGGTGGAGCTGTTGGTGCTGGCCTACGAGTGGGCGATTGCGCACCCTAAGCAGCGGCTCAGCTCCCGTGCGGCGGTCAAGGCGGGCCGGGAGCAGGCGCGTGCCTACGGCGGGGACGGCACCCCGGAGGTCACCGAGTTCGCGGCCGCGACGTTCGGTGCCGCGATCGGACGGACCACCTATGCGGGGCGGCGGTTGATGGCCGCGGCGCTCGATCTGCGGCTCCGCCTGCCGTTGCTGTGGTCACGGGTGCAGGCCCTGGAGGTCCGCGACTCCTACGCCATCCACGTGGCCGACAAGACCCGTCACCTGTCGAAGGCCGAGGCGGCCTGGGTCGACGGCGAGGTCGCCGAGTCCGCGGACGGCCGGCTCCCGTGGAGCAGGTTCGCGGCACTGGTCGAGGGCAAGGTCGCCGCGGCGGCGCCGGCGCGGGCCCGCGAGGCCGAGGAACGCCGCGCCAGAGCTCGCTTCGCCAAGCGGATCGGGACCAGCGAGAACGGGATGGCCAGCTTCCTCATCCGCGCCCCGCTCCCGGTCATCGAGGCCCTCGACGGCGCGGTCACCGAGCTCGCGCGCCGCCTGCGCGCCACCCAGCCCGACGAGACCGGGGACGACCCGGACAGTTCCGGGAGCGTGGATGACCTGCGGGTGCACGCGGTGGCGCTGCTGGCCGACCCGGCCGCGGCCGCACGGGCCGGGGAGGCCGGTGTGGACCTGCGCGACCTGATGCCCGACGTGACCCTGTTCGTGCACCTGCACGGCGGCGGTACCGCGGCCGGTGGGTGCGACGTCAACGCCGAGGGCGAGGAGCTGGACCGGGTCGCGCGCGTGGAGGGCCACGGCCCGGTCACCGAGTCCTGGCTGCGCGGGGTGCTGGGGCGCTTCGCGCGGTTCGTGGTGCGCCCCGTCATCGACCTGGCCGACCAGAGCCCGGTCGATGCCTACGAGATCCCGGCCCGACACCGCCGCGCGGTGCAGCTGATGACCCCGGCCGACTGCTTCCCCTGGGGCGCCTGCACCAGCCGCACCATGCAGACCGACCACACCGACCCCCATGCACGCGGCGGGCCCAGCCAGGTCGGCAACTACGGCCCACTCACCCCGACCCACCACCGGGTCAAGACCCACGGCGACTGGCAGGTCCGACAACCCTTCCCCGGCATCTACCTGTGGCGCGACGCCCACGACCACACCTACCTCGTCGACCACACCGGCACCCGCACCCTGACCCCACCCGGCCCACCACCACCCCCACCCAGCCGACCCCGCTCGACCTTCGAGATCTACCAGCCCGACTGGACCCTCGACATCGACTACGCCGCCTGA
- a CDS encoding ABC-F family ATP-binding cassette domain-containing protein translates to MITAHQLEVRAGARLLMEDVSFRVAAGDKVGLVGRNGAGKTTLTKILSGEALPAGGSVTRSGEIGYLPQDPRTGDPEVLARDRILSARGLDDVVRRLRAAEEQMGSDDAAVREKAMRRYSRADDEMHAGGGYAAESEAATIAASLGIPDRILGQQLKTLSGGQRRRVELARILFSGAEILILDEPTNHLDADSIVWLREFLKAHKGGFIVISHDNELLEATVNKVMHLDANRTAMDVYNMGWKNYLTQRETDEVRRRRERMNAENKAKTLTDQANKMRAKASKAQAAQSMLKRAEKMMAGLEGERAADKVARIKFPAPAPCGKTPITARELSKTYGSLEVFTGVDLAIDKGSRVVILGLNGAGKTTMLRILAGVDQPDTGEVVPGHGLKVGYYAQEHETLDTSRTVLENMQSAAPQLTDVEARSVLGSFLFSGDDAHKSAQVLSGGEKTRLALASLVVSSANVLLLDEPTNNLDPASREEVLAAIRTYEGAIILVTHDEGAVRALEPDRVLLLPDGDEDLWNEGYADLVSLA, encoded by the coding sequence ATGATCACCGCTCATCAGCTCGAAGTCCGTGCCGGCGCGCGTCTCCTGATGGAGGACGTGAGCTTCCGCGTGGCCGCGGGCGACAAGGTCGGCCTGGTCGGTCGCAACGGCGCCGGCAAGACCACCCTCACCAAGATCCTCTCCGGCGAGGCGCTGCCCGCCGGCGGCTCGGTGACCAGGAGCGGCGAGATCGGCTACCTGCCGCAGGACCCGCGCACCGGTGACCCCGAGGTCCTGGCCCGCGACCGGATCCTCTCCGCGCGCGGGCTCGACGACGTCGTACGCCGCCTGCGTGCGGCCGAGGAGCAGATGGGCTCCGACGACGCGGCCGTGCGCGAGAAGGCGATGCGCCGCTACAGCCGCGCCGACGACGAGATGCACGCGGGCGGCGGCTACGCCGCGGAGTCCGAGGCCGCCACGATCGCGGCCAGCCTCGGCATCCCCGACCGGATCCTGGGCCAGCAGCTCAAGACGCTCTCGGGCGGCCAGCGCCGCCGTGTCGAGCTGGCCCGCATCCTCTTCTCCGGCGCCGAGATCCTGATCCTCGACGAGCCGACCAACCACCTCGACGCCGACTCGATCGTGTGGCTGCGCGAGTTCCTCAAGGCCCACAAGGGCGGCTTCATCGTGATCTCCCACGACAACGAGCTGCTCGAGGCCACCGTCAACAAGGTGATGCACCTCGACGCCAACCGCACCGCCATGGACGTCTACAACATGGGGTGGAAGAACTACCTGACCCAGCGCGAGACCGACGAGGTACGTCGTCGGCGTGAGCGGATGAACGCCGAGAACAAGGCCAAGACCCTCACCGACCAGGCCAACAAGATGCGCGCGAAGGCCTCCAAGGCCCAGGCGGCGCAGTCGATGCTCAAGCGGGCCGAGAAGATGATGGCCGGGCTCGAGGGCGAGCGCGCGGCCGACAAGGTCGCCCGCATCAAGTTCCCCGCCCCGGCGCCGTGCGGCAAGACCCCGATCACCGCGCGCGAGCTGTCGAAGACCTACGGCTCGCTCGAGGTCTTCACCGGCGTCGACCTGGCCATCGACAAGGGCTCCCGCGTCGTCATCCTCGGCCTCAACGGCGCCGGCAAGACCACGATGCTGCGCATCCTGGCCGGCGTCGACCAGCCCGACACCGGCGAGGTCGTGCCCGGCCACGGCCTGAAGGTCGGCTACTACGCCCAGGAGCACGAGACGCTCGACACCTCGCGCACGGTGCTGGAGAACATGCAGTCCGCGGCGCCCCAGCTGACCGACGTCGAGGCCCGCTCGGTGCTGGGCTCGTTCCTCTTCTCCGGCGACGACGCCCACAAGTCCGCCCAGGTGCTCTCCGGTGGCGAGAAGACCCGGCTCGCGCTGGCCTCGCTGGTGGTCTCCAGCGCCAACGTGCTGCTGCTCGACGAGCCCACCAACAACCTCGACCCGGCCTCCCGCGAGGAGGTGCTGGCCGCGATCCGCACCTACGAGGGCGCGATCATCCTGGTCACCCACGACGAGGGCGCGGTGCGCGCCCTCGAGCCCGACCGGGTGCTGCTGCTGCCGGACGGTGACGAGGACCTGTGGAACGAGGGGTACGCCGACCTGGTCTCGCTGGCCTGA
- a CDS encoding acVLRF1 family peptidyl-tRNA hydrolase, with product MPEVLVPAARVERWIHNFEARHGDTTLTVVEGALTGLAADGSSFTARLPLATAYDAAPDAAGLARAAETAAPDDWGVLLVRKGGFAVARMSGTTMGESKTGQRHVQGRTKAGGQSQQRFARRRDNQARQAYEAAADHAARILEGLRGPLVVGGDRGAVDEVFADRRLAGLSPVDPWLALPDPRRSVLEQGVADALSVRVDVHNA from the coding sequence ATGCCCGAGGTCCTCGTCCCCGCCGCCCGCGTCGAGCGGTGGATCCACAACTTCGAGGCGCGCCACGGGGACACCACCCTGACGGTCGTCGAGGGTGCCCTGACCGGCCTCGCGGCCGACGGGTCCAGCTTCACCGCGCGCCTCCCGCTCGCCACGGCGTACGACGCCGCGCCCGACGCGGCGGGTCTGGCGCGGGCGGCGGAGACGGCTGCCCCCGACGACTGGGGGGTGCTGCTGGTGCGCAAGGGCGGCTTCGCCGTCGCCCGGATGAGCGGCACGACCATGGGGGAGTCGAAGACCGGGCAGCGCCACGTGCAGGGCCGCACCAAGGCCGGAGGCCAGAGCCAGCAGCGGTTCGCGCGACGCCGCGACAACCAGGCGCGACAGGCCTACGAGGCCGCCGCCGACCACGCCGCCCGCATCCTCGAGGGCCTGCGGGGCCCGCTCGTGGTCGGCGGCGACCGCGGCGCCGTCGACGAGGTGTTCGCCGACCGGCGGCTGGCCGGGCTCAGCCCGGTCGACCCCTGGCTCGCCCTGCCCGACCCGCGCCGCAGCGTGCTCGAGCAGGGCGTCGCCGACGCGCTCTCGGTGCGGGTCGACGTGCACAACGCCTGA
- a CDS encoding ABC transporter permease translates to MSTDGPFTGTWVLWTQALRRDRWLVLGWGVALAVLYWAQAWSVDRLYTSEGELARMAAAMERNDAMIALAGPARALDTVGGQVTWQATAFGAVLLGLVVMVVVTRHTRAEEESGHDDLVRSGVVGRFAPPAAAVLTSVVLCLVSGALVTLSLVTYPLAVADSVALGVGLALCGLCFTGTTLVAAQLVASTRAARGIAGAVVAVAYALRAVGDVSVPALSWLTPIGWYQAMHAFSGLRWWPALLLVAAAGINLALAAALLLRRDIGAGLVASRPGPPRAGRALSGPVGLAWRLQRAGVVGWTVGVGLTGVAYGALGTSVEDLVGDSDLGRDLMAQGGLDLVDGFFATMLVMMALLATGFATSSTLRPRGEEESGLAELVLATPLGRGRWLLSWTLVTLLGTALVMVVGGLGLGLGYAFVSADAGQVVAFVGPQLQYAPGVLLLAALARLVHGVAPRRTALAWGPLVVAVVVMFFGELLGLPRWVRWFSPFDHLPLVPAEDPSLGAAAVVVALALALGASGQLAFQRRDIG, encoded by the coding sequence GTGAGCACCGACGGCCCCTTCACCGGCACCTGGGTCCTGTGGACCCAGGCCCTGCGGCGCGACCGCTGGCTCGTGCTCGGCTGGGGCGTGGCGCTCGCCGTCCTCTACTGGGCCCAGGCCTGGTCGGTCGACCGGCTCTACACCAGCGAGGGCGAGCTGGCCCGGATGGCCGCGGCGATGGAGCGCAACGACGCGATGATCGCCCTCGCCGGCCCGGCGCGCGCCCTCGACACCGTCGGCGGGCAGGTCACCTGGCAGGCCACCGCGTTCGGTGCGGTGCTGCTCGGTCTCGTCGTCATGGTCGTCGTCACCCGCCACACCCGCGCCGAGGAGGAGTCCGGCCACGACGACCTCGTGCGCTCCGGCGTCGTGGGCCGCTTCGCACCTCCGGCGGCCGCGGTGCTCACCTCGGTCGTCCTCTGCCTCGTCTCCGGGGCGCTGGTCACCCTGTCGCTGGTGACCTACCCGCTCGCGGTGGCCGACTCGGTCGCGCTCGGCGTGGGCCTGGCGCTGTGCGGGCTCTGCTTCACCGGCACCACCCTGGTCGCGGCCCAGCTCGTGGCCAGCACCCGCGCGGCGCGCGGCATCGCCGGGGCGGTCGTGGCGGTGGCGTACGCGCTGCGGGCCGTGGGCGACGTCTCGGTGCCGGCGCTGTCGTGGCTGACCCCGATCGGCTGGTACCAGGCCATGCACGCCTTCTCGGGCCTGCGCTGGTGGCCCGCGCTGCTGCTGGTCGCCGCCGCCGGGATCAACCTGGCGCTCGCCGCGGCGCTCCTGCTGCGCCGCGACATCGGTGCCGGCCTCGTGGCCAGCCGTCCCGGCCCGCCGCGCGCCGGCCGGGCCCTCAGCGGCCCGGTCGGCCTCGCGTGGCGCCTGCAGCGCGCCGGCGTCGTCGGCTGGACCGTGGGCGTGGGCCTGACCGGTGTCGCGTACGGCGCCCTGGGCACCTCGGTGGAGGACCTGGTCGGGGACTCCGACCTGGGCCGCGACCTGATGGCGCAGGGCGGGCTCGACCTCGTCGACGGGTTCTTCGCCACGATGCTGGTGATGATGGCGCTGCTGGCCACCGGCTTCGCCACCTCCTCGACCCTGCGACCACGCGGCGAGGAGGAGTCGGGGCTCGCCGAGCTGGTGCTCGCCACCCCGCTGGGGCGGGGCCGCTGGCTGCTGTCGTGGACCCTCGTGACGCTGCTCGGCACGGCGCTGGTCATGGTCGTCGGAGGGCTCGGCCTGGGGCTGGGCTACGCCTTCGTCAGCGCCGACGCCGGCCAGGTCGTCGCGTTCGTCGGGCCGCAGCTGCAGTACGCCCCCGGGGTGCTGCTCCTGGCGGCGCTGGCCCGGCTGGTGCACGGGGTGGCCCCGCGCCGTACCGCCCTGGCCTGGGGGCCGCTGGTGGTGGCCGTGGTGGTGATGTTCTTCGGCGAGCTGCTCGGGCTGCCGCGCTGGGTGCGGTGGTTCTCGCCGTTCGACCACCTGCCGCTGGTCCCGGCCGAGGACCCGTCGCTGGGCGCGGCGGCGGTGGTGGTGGCGCTGGCGCTCGCGCTCGGCGCGTCGGGCCAGTTGGCCTTCCAGCGCCGCGACATCGGCTAG